A region of the Stieleria neptunia genome:
GAAGTTTCCAATCCTCGTCTTCCGGCGGGGCTTCGTCGGAGCTGACATCACGCATGAGTCCATCGATGGATTCGAATTGTTTTTTGACCGCTGCCAATTCCGGACGTTGCTCGATCAGTCGGTTCAGTTGATCGCGTTCCAGCTCCGACGCTTCGCCGAGTACGAGGGCAACGATGCGGGCTTCCAGATCGGGGTCAATTCGGTCGTTTTGAAATGCTTCGTTCATGAGCTTCCGTCGATTCCGAGCGGTCGGAGTTTGCCGGCCAGCTTTTTTAAAATATGGTGCAAACGGTAGCCGACGTTGCCGATGGTGAGCCCCGTTTGAACGCTGATGTCACGGTAGGTGAGGTCGTCGAAATACTTCAGCCTGACCAGCTGCCGATCCGCTTCATCGAGTTCCTCCAAGCTTTGGCGGAGGGCGCCGGCGGCTTCCATTCGCAGCAGCATTTCTTCGGGCGTTTCGTCACCGGTTTCGTTGAACCCGGTATCGCTGTAGTCCGAGGACGGTTTGCCGTCATCGCTGGAGAGCGATTCGTGTTTGATGTGTCGGATGTAGCTGAAGGCCCGATTGCGGACGCTGCGGAACAGCCAAGCTTTGGGCGTTTCCACTTGGTCCCAGCGGGAATGCAGCTGCAAAAAAACTTCTTGGACGATTTCTTCCGCCACCGCACGCCGTCCCGTCAGCGAAAACGCGTAACGCAACAGCGGCGTCTCCTCGGTCTCAAACAGGGCGCGCAGGGGGAGCTGGCACTCACCCTCGGCGCCCGATTGTTTGATCTCAGGAGTCTGTTTCAACATGAATTCGGTTCGGTCCGCCAGGCAAAATTGAATCACGACCCCGTTATCCTCTCACAGGATCAGACTCATCGCGAAGGAATTTATTAGCAAGTTTCCGGCGTTTTCTCTGAATTCGCACTGCGACGGCTGTTTGGAGCTGGCTTGACACGCAACGCCACGGCGCCGGGTGGCGGGTGGCAGTGACGGGTCACGGCGTCGCTGCAGCGCTGGCGGCTTCAATTCCGCTGTCGTAAAAACCGCAGACCGAAGCGTCCGTAGTCCTGACCATCGACATCGCCGTCCCAGTCGTAGTCGAGGTCCGAATCGTAATTTGGGTCGCCGGAGAGCCGCAGGAATGAAAGTCCGAAACGGCCGTAGTCCTGGCCGTCGACGTCACCGTCGCCGTCGGTGTCGCCGAACAGCCGAAAGAAGTCGTCGTTGTTCGGCTGCGCCGCGGATTGTCCGCCGAAGACGGCGTCCGAACGCATTGCGTTGTCTCCCGGCGTGACCACCTGATCGGCGATGATCTCCAATCGATAATTACCATCGGCCAGCGAGTTGCTGCCCGGAATCGTTGAATCACCGGAAAACGACAGCATCGCCGACGTCCTGCCGCCCTCGTCGCTGGCCGTGACGGTGATCGTTCCGACGGCGATGTTCGTGTCGATGTTTGTCAATGCAAACGCGTTTTCAAGCGCAGCGTGGTCCACCTCGCTGACGAAACGGATCGTGACCGAAGTGATTTGCGACCGACTGCTGGTGCCATCGTTGATCACGATCGATTCCACATCGGGGATGCGGACGATGTCCAAGCGAACTTCATCGCTGTCATAGATGACGTCCCACGCCAAATCCTCTGGCAGCGAGGGCAAGTCGACGCACGGAAAACTGCCACTGATCGAGTCGGCCGTCAGGATGCTGAAGGAATCGCCGACCTGCGGCTGATAGCCGTTTCCGAGGTCAATGAATCGAACGTCCAGTATCCCGTCCAGATTCGCCGACTCGGCATTCACCTGGTCATATTCACCGCCGGCGATCAGACCGCCCAATTCCACCGTATGAGTGTTTGCCGCTGTAAAGCTCATCACACCTGCATCGGTCTGGGTCGGACTGTTCCCGAAGTCCGTGCCGCCGTTGAACGTCGTGACGCCGCCGAAGTCGCCCGCCCCCGTGACGAGGTGATTGAAGATCAAACCCGGTCCGGTGCCCTGAACGAAGCCCTGGTTCTCAAACTCGCCGTTGATGGTGTTGATCACGCCACGACCGATCAGCGTCCGGGTGTCAGCAAGCTCGATTCCATTGTCCGACACGAGGGTGCCGTTTTCGCTCGCTGAACCGAGTGTCGTTTGTTGTCCGAGTACCGCCTTGTGTCCGTCGCGCAAGGTGATCGTGTGCGGCCCCAGATTCAATCGACCGTCCAAGTGGATGCCGTCGGGCGACGTCGCGTCGCCAAGGCTGCTGTCTGCGGACAGTGTGATTGTCGATCCGGCATCCGAGGAAACGGGTGCGTCGACCGAGCCGTGTCCGTAGAGGACTTCGGATGATTCGAGATGGATCCCCCCCGGTGCATCAATGGTTCCACCGGAGACAGACGTCAATCCATCCACGTCGACCGCACCGAGAGAATCAATTTGAAGCGTTTCCCCGCCGACATTCAGTGGGCCTTGCACGGACAGTCCCGCCAGCCCCGAGACGTTCAGTGGTTCCACGTCGCTAAACGTGATGGCTGTCGACGGACCGCCTTGCGTCGTCAACAGGCTGGCCGTGCTCATCGATGAACTACCCGAGACGAACGTCGCCAACGTCAGTCCGGTGCCGAGCAATTCGAGTTCGTCCCTGCCGCTCGAACCCGTGAACGTGATGCCCGACGGGACTTCGAAAAAACCCCCGCTGGCGTAATCGATCTGCAATCGTGACGCTTCGGTCGGCGGAGACGTCAACGTGAGTGAAGCCAACGAGTCGATTTCGATTGCCGTGATCAAATTCGACAAAACATTGTCGAACACCTCGACTTGCGAACCGTTGCGACGAACCGTCCAATCGTCTGCTCCATTGCCCGCAGGGAATGCCAGGCGATGGTGCAACCTCTGAACCTTCAGCGTCGCGTTTCCTTGCGTGTAGACTTCAAAAATTCGATCACCACTGTTTTCATCGGCGATCTGTGTCCAGCCATTGCCGAAATCAACCACATCGTCAAAGTCCCTGAGAACCGTGACCGTGTTGCTGTGTGAACTCAAACGCAACACCTCGGAAACATCGAGCGTCAATGCATTGGCGCCCGAGCCGGTGATGTCGATCGCTTCGATGTCGACCAATCGGTTGTCGGGAATCACGGTCAGGTCGAGTACCAAGCCGGCACCGTCAAGACGCAACGTGTCGAAACCGTTGCCGCCGAGGGCGCGACGGCCTCCGGAGAAATCGGCATCCATCAACGCCAGGATGTCATCGCCTTGGCCGCCTCGAAGCACATCGCCGCCGCCGTCGCTGACGAGGGTGTCGTCACCTTCGCCTCCAATTAACACGTCCCGTACACTCAATCCTTGCGAAGCGACGAGTTGATTGTTCGCCGCATCCCCCAACTGAGTTTCCGCGCCGCCGGTAAAGTTTTTGCCAAACAGGACATAACTCTCACCGGCCGCCGACAAGCCGTCAGGGTCAGCGCCGGGGGCTCCGATGATCCAGTCGTCCAGCCCGTCTCCGTTGAGATCAAACGCGCCACCCAGATCTTCGCCGGCGAAGTCGCTGGGGGCGATTCCATTGATCCGAAATCCATTTTCGCCGTTCAGCTCAGAAACCTCCACGTTGGCGTTGAAGCTTCCGCTGCGACCAAAAATCACGTAGCTGGCACCGGCATTGTCGACTCCATTCGGATCGGCCGCGGTAGCGCTAACAAGCAAGTCATCCTTTCCATCGCTGTTGACGTCGCCCGCCCTGGTAACAGCGCGGCCCAATTGATCGCCTTGGGCAGCTCCGTTGATTCGGAATCCATTGGTCCCATTCAGGGCACTCGGGTCGATTTCAAATTCGATGCCATCAGGTTGACCAAAAATCACGTAGCTCTGCCCGACGTTGTTCACCCCCGAGGGCGAATCGACGAATTCCGCGCCGATGATCACGTCGTCAAATCCATCGGCGTTGACGTCACCGGCACCGCTAACGGATCGTCCCAAATTGTCCGAGTTGGAGAGGCCGCTGACAGTAAAGCCTTGGTCGGTCGAAAGTGTGGCCAGATCGATGACGGGTGAAAACCCAACGGTTTTCCCGTAAACGACATAACTTCTACCGAAATCAATCCGCCCATCTTCTTCGACCCGATACGCACCGACGATCAAATCATCGAGCCCGTCGCCATTGACGTCGACATCTCCGCTGACACTAATCCCTGCCGACCCCGTTAAATCTTCGCCGACAATCATCAGTCCGTTGTCACCATCGAGCGCTAGAACGTTCAACACCGGCGGAATGGGGCCGGCGCTGCCAAACACCACGTACGCCGCGCCCGCAAAAAATCGGCCAAGCGGGTTTGCATCGGGTGCTCCGATGATCAAATCACTCAAGCCGTCACCGTTGATGTCGCCCGCACCGGACAGGGCTTGGCCGGTGTTCTCGTTCACCGTTGCTCCGTCGACGCGAAAACCGTTGCTGCCGTCGAGCGATGACAACTCGACGACTTCGGGATACGGTGACGACCTGCCGAAGACAACGTAGGTCTCGCCGGCCCCAGATTTCCCCAGGGGATCTGCCAAATGAGCACCGATGGCCAAGTCGTCCAGTCCGTCGCCGTTGAAATCACCGATACCGCTCACGCTGGTGCCGGACCGATCACCGCTGCCGACCCCAGGGAGACGAAATCCGTTGGCGCCGTTCAACTCGGAAAGCGAAATCGAAGCATCGAACCCACCGGGTTTCCCAAAGACGACATAGCTTTCACCCGCATTCGCACCGTCGTTCGGGTCGACGCCGTCGGCGCCAATGATGATGTCGTCATAGCCGTCGCCGTTGATGTCCCCGGCTCCGCTCACCGTGCCTGAACTGTCGAACGAATCAATCCCCGTGACCGTGAACCCGTTGTTGCCGTCCACGTTGGAAAGCTCCAACTCGGACAACACAATGGACAGGGACGCCTGGACGTTCAAGATCCCGTTGCCGTTGCGGTATTGAATGTAGGATTCACCGCCCAGGTCGATCGTGGTTGGGGCGTTCCAGCCGCCACCGGTCAGACGCACCAATGAGCCGTCGCCATGAACAGTTAACGTGTTGTCGTGCGATGACAGCCCACGCAGTTCCGGTCCATCGAGTGTCAGGACGTGGTCCAAATCAGAACCGAGGTCAACGTTTTCGACGTCGATGATGCGGTTGTCGGCGATTGTCGTCAGATCAAGCGGTATTCCAAGAGAATCGAGCCGCAACGTGTCCGATCCGTTTCCGCCGAGAAGCCGTTTGTTCCTGGAGAAATCATTGTCAACGATCACCAAAATGTCATCGCCCTGGCCGCCCCGCAACACGTCTTCCCCGCCGTCACTGATCAGGGTGTCGTTACCTCGGCCGCCGATCAAGACGTCGCTTTCCAGCGAGCCGCGATCGGCGATCAAGGTGTCGTCGGAATCATCGCCGACCTGCGTTTCTAATCCGCCGGTGAAGTTGCCGCCCAAGACGACGTAGCTGGCGCCCGCGTCGTTGACCCCACCGGGGCTGGCACCGGTTGCGCCGATCAGGAAATCGTCAAAGCCGTCGCCGTTGACGTCCCCGGCTCCGCTGACGCTTTGGCCGAACAGATCGAAGTCCTCGTCGCCGATCATCCGGAAGCCACCGGTTCCATCGAGCGTCGATAGATCCAGGGAGAATTGAGTGCCCGGCCTGCCGAACACCACGTAGGTCTCACCGCGACTATTCCCGACGTTCTCCGGACCGTCTGCGCCAACGGCCCCAATCAGAAGATCATCGAAGCCATCGCCGTTGACGTCGCCCGCACCGCTGACGCTGATTCCGGAAGAATCGCCGGCATCGGTTCCGTGGATTTGCAAGCCATCGGCACCGACCATGTCAGAGAAGTTGAAAACCGACGGCAGCGTTTCGCCTCCGAACAGCAGATACGACTCGCCCGCGCCGTCCCTGCCATCGGGATCGGCGTACGGCGCGGCGACCAGCAGATCGTCGAAACCGTCCCCGTTGAAATCGCCCACCCCCGAGACGCTGAGCCCCGACTGATCGTTCATAGCAATTCCGTTGAGTTGAAATCCGCTGCTGCCGTCAAGCGACCCCAGAGATAACGGACCGATGGGTGAGTCGCTGCGACCGTAAATGACGTAGGACTTTCCGGCGGACACAATGCCGTTCGGGTCAGCGAGGTATCCGCCGACGATGACGTCATCGAGACCATCGCCATTGACATCGCCCGCATCGCTGACGCTCACACCGGCTCGGTCGCCGGTGGCAACTCCGGTCATCACCAATCCGTCGGTCGCGGCGAGCGTACCGAGCCCCACCACGGCGGGCATTGCATCGGCCTGCCCGTACAGCAAGTACGTTTCACCCGCGCTGTCCAAGCCTGCCGGATCTGCCACAAAGGCGCTCGCGATCAGATCACCGAGTCCATCGCCATTGAAGTCACCGGTAAAGCTGACACTTACTCCGAGCGCATCCCCTTCGTCGATTCCTGCGATCCGAAAGCCGTTCGTACCGTTCAGACTGGACAGATCGATTGACGACGCGAAGCCCCCGGTGCTGCCGAACAAGACATACGCTTCTCCCGAATCATCCACTCCATTGGTATCTGCCGCAGTTGCCCCGAGGACGAGATCATCGAGTCCGTCGCCGTTGAAGTCACCGGATCCTCCGACGCTGAATCCTGATCGGTCCCCCGCAGCAATTCCATCGAGCCGAAAGCCGTTGCTTCCGTTCAAACTCGACAGCGGAATCGACGTTGGAAACACGCCGGGGCCGCCGAACACCACGTAGGTTGCCCCTGCCAGATTGGCTCCGTCGGGGCTGGCCTTCGACGCCCCGACAATTAAATCGTCAAACCCGTCACCATTGAGGTCACCCACTTGGTGCACGCTTTTGCCCGATTCCTCGTCCAAGTCGACGCCAACGAGACGGAATCCGTTGACACCGTTCAAGCCGGAAAGTGATAAAGCCGGAAAGACAAGAGACAAGTTCGATTGAACACGCAACGTCGCCGTGCCATCGGTGTACTGCACAAAATCTTGGCCATCGATGCGGATCGGCGTGGGGCCTTCCCAGTTCAGCCCTTCGACACGGACGTTCCCGCCATTGCCAACGACCGTCAACGTGTTGCTGGTGGACGACAGGTTCCGAATCTCCAGCGGCGTCACGATCAGCGATTGGTTTGTCCCTGCCGCCTGAGCTTTCAATCCGGTGCCAAAATCGATCTGTTCGATCTCCCGGATTTTCGAGTCGGCGATGTTGCGAAGGTCGAGTGTCTGGCCCGCGGTATCAAGAAAAAGTGTGTCGAAGCCTCGTCCGCCGTCGATCCGCCGCGGGCCGGAGAAGTCGACATCAGAAAGAATCAACGTGTCGTCGTCGGCGCCGCCTCGCAAGACATCGTCGCCGCCATCACTGGTCAATTTGTCATCGCCGACGCCGCCGATCAAGACATCGACTGCCGCGCCTTGATTCGCGATCAGCGTGTCATCCGCTTCGCCACCGACTTGTGTTTCGACGCCGCCGGTGAAATTCCCGCCATAGACGATGTAGCCTTCGCCGCCGTCGACCAATCCTGGGTCGGCCAAAAAGGCACCCAGGATGACATCGTCGAATCCGTCACCATTGACGTCGCCCGCACCCGCGACACTTTCGCCGGCTCGGTCGTTTGCCTTGATTCCGTTGATCTGGAATCCGTTGACGCCGTCCAAGGAAGACAGGCTGAACGTGGCCGTGAAACTAGACGCCTTTCCAAACACGACATAACTCTCGCCGGCTTTGTCGATGCTGCCCGGATCCGCTGAGGGGGCGCCGACGATCAGGTCGTCGAATCCATCGCTATTGACGTCACCGGCACCGCTTACACTCAATCCTGCTCGGTCGAAGGCGTCGATGCCGTCGATGCGAAAGCCTGACACGCCGTTGAGACTTGAAAGATCAACGGTCGCGGCAAACCCGCTGCCACTCCCGAAGATGACATAGCTTTCCCCAGGGTCATTTTGAAGCGGATCAGGCGAGCCGATGATCACGTCGCCGAGTCCGTCACCGTTGATGTCACCGGCTTCGCTGACATAGTGCGTGTAGCCAGCCATTCCATTTATCCGAAATCCGTCGCTTCCATCGAGCGCTGCAAGTTCGACGCTGGCAGCGAACCCATCGGTCTTTCCGAAAACAAGGTAGCTTCTGCCGTTCTGCGTGCTTATCAATAGATCTGCCAGTCCGTCTCCGTTGATCTCTCCGGCACCACTGACAACGAGTCCAGAAAAATCCTCGTCGTCGCCGTTGAGGATGAACCCATTGCTTCCATCGAGAGTCGATGGACTGAACGGGCCACGAAGTTCATCGGTGGTACCGAAGAGGACATACGATTGACCGCTGTTCGAACTCCCGATCGATTCGGCGCCGTTGGCCCCGACGATCAAGTCGTCGAGTCCGTCACCATTGATGTCGCCGGCACCGCTTACACCGACACCGAGTTGATCGCCGGCTGCGACGCCATGGATTAGAAAGCCATCACGTCCGGAAAGTCGCGAGGGATCAATCGAGGCGGAGTCCCACACGGGGCGTCCATACAACACGTACGCTTCGCCAACGGAAAGATCGGGCGGTTGGTCGCCCGCGTACACGCCGATGATCAGATCATCGATGCCGTCTCCGTTGAAGTCGCCGGCACCGCTGAGGCTTGAACCGAGTGTGTCAAAGCTATCGATCCCCTCGACGACGAATCCCGTTTTGCCATCGAGTCTGGCGAGGTCAACCGTAGCCGGTAGCCCATTTCGATCGCCAAAGACGACGTAGCTCGCACCTGCGTCCGTGACGCCGCCGGGGCTCGCCAAGGGTGCCCCGATCACCACGTCGTCGCGGCCATCTCCGTTGACGTCACCAATGACCGACACGGCGATGCCGGTGCGGGAGTCGGCTTTCGCGGCGATCAGCCGAACCCCGTTGGATCCGTCGAGTGACTCAAGCGGCAGCGGATTCGTAGCGGCTAATAATCGCCGTTTTTCCAGTGGCTCCAGCAAGAGTTGACGGCGTTGCGCCAAACCGGAGCGGTGAGTCAAA
Encoded here:
- a CDS encoding RNA polymerase sigma factor; the protein is MIQFCLADRTEFMLKQTPEIKQSGAEGECQLPLRALFETEETPLLRYAFSLTGRRAVAEEIVQEVFLQLHSRWDQVETPKAWLFRSVRNRAFSYIRHIKHESLSSDDGKPSSDYSDTGFNETGDETPEEMLLRMEAAGALRQSLEELDEADRQLVRLKYFDDLTYRDISVQTGLTIGNVGYRLHHILKKLAGKLRPLGIDGSS
- a CDS encoding FG-GAP repeat protein, which codes for MKRETRLTHRSGLAQRRQLLLEPLEKRRLLAATNPLPLESLDGSNGVRLIAAKADSRTGIAVSVIGDVNGDGRDDVVIGAPLASPGGVTDAGASYVVFGDRNGLPATVDLARLDGKTGFVVEGIDSFDTLGSSLSGAGDFNGDGIDDLIIGVYAGDQPPDLSVGEAYVLYGRPVWDSASIDPSRLSGRDGFLIHGVAAGDQLGVGVSGAGDINGDGLDDLIVGANGAESIGSSNSGQSYVLFGTTDELRGPFSPSTLDGSNGFILNGDDEDFSGLVVSGAGEINGDGLADLLISTQNGRSYLVFGKTDGFAASVELAALDGSDGFRINGMAGYTHYVSEAGDINGDGLGDVIIGSPDPLQNDPGESYVIFGSGSGFAATVDLSSLNGVSGFRIDGIDAFDRAGLSVSGAGDVNSDGFDDLIVGAPSADPGSIDKAGESYVVFGKASSFTATFSLSSLDGVNGFQINGIKANDRAGESVAGAGDVNGDGFDDVILGAFLADPGLVDGGEGYIVYGGNFTGGVETQVGGEADDTLIANQGAAVDVLIGGVGDDKLTSDGGDDVLRGGADDDTLILSDVDFSGPRRIDGGRGFDTLFLDTAGQTLDLRNIADSKIREIEQIDFGTGLKAQAAGTNQSLIVTPLEIRNLSSTSNTLTVVGNGGNVRVEGLNWEGPTPIRIDGQDFVQYTDGTATLRVQSNLSLVFPALSLSGLNGVNGFRLVGVDLDEESGKSVHQVGDLNGDGFDDLIVGASKASPDGANLAGATYVVFGGPGVFPTSIPLSSLNGSNGFRLDGIAAGDRSGFSVGGSGDFNGDGLDDLVLGATAADTNGVDDSGEAYVLFGSTGGFASSIDLSSLNGTNGFRIAGIDEGDALGVSVSFTGDFNGDGLGDLIASAFVADPAGLDSAGETYLLYGQADAMPAVVGLGTLAATDGLVMTGVATGDRAGVSVSDAGDVNGDGLDDVIVGGYLADPNGIVSAGKSYVIYGRSDSPIGPLSLGSLDGSSGFQLNGIAMNDQSGLSVSGVGDFNGDGFDDLLVAAPYADPDGRDGAGESYLLFGGETLPSVFNFSDMVGADGLQIHGTDAGDSSGISVSGAGDVNGDGFDDLLIGAVGADGPENVGNSRGETYVVFGRPGTQFSLDLSTLDGTGGFRMIGDEDFDLFGQSVSGAGDVNGDGFDDFLIGATGASPGGVNDAGASYVVLGGNFTGGLETQVGDDSDDTLIADRGSLESDVLIGGRGNDTLISDGGEDVLRGGQGDDILVIVDNDFSRNKRLLGGNGSDTLRLDSLGIPLDLTTIADNRIIDVENVDLGSDLDHVLTLDGPELRGLSSHDNTLTVHGDGSLVRLTGGGWNAPTTIDLGGESYIQYRNGNGILNVQASLSIVLSELELSNVDGNNGFTVTGIDSFDSSGTVSGAGDINGDGYDDIIIGADGVDPNDGANAGESYVVFGKPGGFDASISLSELNGANGFRLPGVGSGDRSGTSVSGIGDFNGDGLDDLAIGAHLADPLGKSGAGETYVVFGRSSPYPEVVELSSLDGSNGFRVDGATVNENTGQALSGAGDINGDGLSDLIIGAPDANPLGRFFAGAAYVVFGSAGPIPPVLNVLALDGDNGLMIVGEDLTGSAGISVSGDVDVNGDGLDDLIVGAYRVEEDGRIDFGRSYVVYGKTVGFSPVIDLATLSTDQGFTVSGLSNSDNLGRSVSGAGDVNADGFDDVIIGAEFVDSPSGVNNVGQSYVIFGQPDGIEFEIDPSALNGTNGFRINGAAQGDQLGRAVTRAGDVNSDGKDDLLVSATAADPNGVDNAGASYVIFGRSGSFNANVEVSELNGENGFRINGIAPSDFAGEDLGGAFDLNGDGLDDWIIGAPGADPDGLSAAGESYVLFGKNFTGGAETQLGDAANNQLVASQGLSVRDVLIGGEGDDTLVSDGGGDVLRGGQGDDILALMDADFSGGRRALGGNGFDTLRLDGAGLVLDLTVIPDNRLVDIEAIDITGSGANALTLDVSEVLRLSSHSNTVTVLRDFDDVVDFGNGWTQIADENSGDRIFEVYTQGNATLKVQRLHHRLAFPAGNGADDWTVRRNGSQVEVFDNVLSNLITAIEIDSLASLTLTSPPTEASRLQIDYASGGFFEVPSGITFTGSSGRDELELLGTGLTLATFVSGSSSMSTASLLTTQGGPSTAITFSDVEPLNVSGLAGLSVQGPLNVGGETLQIDSLGAVDVDGLTSVSGGTIDAPGGIHLESSEVLYGHGSVDAPVSSDAGSTITLSADSSLGDATSPDGIHLDGRLNLGPHTITLRDGHKAVLGQQTTLGSASENGTLVSDNGIELADTRTLIGRGVINTINGEFENQGFVQGTGPGLIFNHLVTGAGDFGGVTTFNGGTDFGNSPTQTDAGVMSFTAANTHTVELGGLIAGGEYDQVNAESANLDGILDVRFIDLGNGYQPQVGDSFSILTADSISGSFPCVDLPSLPEDLAWDVIYDSDEVRLDIVRIPDVESIVINDGTSSRSQITSVTIRFVSEVDHAALENAFALTNIDTNIAVGTITVTASDEGGRTSAMLSFSGDSTIPGSNSLADGNYRLEIIADQVVTPGDNAMRSDAVFGGQSAAQPNNDDFFRLFGDTDGDGDVDGQDYGRFGLSFLRLSGDPNYDSDLDYDWDGDVDGQDYGRFGLRFLRQRN